In Malania oleifera isolate guangnan ecotype guangnan chromosome 8, ASM2987363v1, whole genome shotgun sequence, a single window of DNA contains:
- the LOC131162325 gene encoding embryogenesis-like protein: MLPRSQISLCKLLLRHPFASFATPASSFFCKSLASVSRPTLKFLHFPPQTRPNPATQFRPRATLRLYSSVDTNKEVDAINLKFAEAREEIEMALESKETVYFDEEAECARAVVKEVLEMFDGLLAKLPDGEKAALQRSMGLKIEQLKAELQQLND, translated from the coding sequence ATGCTCCCGCGTTCGCAGATTTCTCTCTGCAAACTTTTGTTGAGACACCCTTTTGCAAGTTTCGCAACACCCGCGTCTTCATTTTTCTGCAAATCTCTTGCATCGGTGTCAAGACCCACCTTGAAATTCCTCCATTTTCCTCCCCAAACCCGCCCAAACCCTGCGACACAGTTCAGACCTCGTGCAACTCTGAGATTATACTCTAGTGTCGACACGAACAAGGAAGTAGACGCGATTAACCTCAAGTTCGCTGAAGCCAGAGAAGAGATAGAGATGGCTTTGGAGTCCAAAGAGACCGTGTATTTTGATGAGGAGGCCGAGTGTGCTCGTGCTGTGGTTAAGGAAGTCCTAGAGATGTTCGACGGGTTGTTAGCGAAGTTGCCCGATGGCGAAAAGGCGGCGTTGCAGAGGTCAATGGGGCTTAAGATCGAGCAATTGAAGGCTGAGCTTCAACAGCTCAATGATTGA